One Entomomonas asaccharolytica DNA segment encodes these proteins:
- a CDS encoding 50S ribosomal protein L25/general stress protein Ctc: MVDFVIDAQARDDLGKGASRRLRRNASMVPGIIYGGDKAPKSVSLLAKDLAKLLENETVFSHILTVNVAGQKESVLIKALQRHPSKGFVLHIDFQRMVAGQKITTTIPLHFINEATAVGVKQGGGEISHITGEVEISCLPKDLPEFIEVDMANVELDQIVHLSDLKAPKGVELVALAHNNDLPVATIHTPRVQSADEDTTGGETPAAE; this comes from the coding sequence ATGGTAGATTTTGTAATAGACGCACAAGCGCGTGATGATTTAGGGAAAGGTGCGAGCCGCCGCCTACGTCGTAACGCAAGCATGGTTCCTGGTATTATTTATGGTGGCGACAAAGCACCTAAATCAGTTAGCTTACTAGCTAAAGACCTTGCTAAGTTATTAGAGAACGAAACAGTTTTTAGTCATATCTTAACTGTTAATGTTGCTGGTCAAAAAGAAAGTGTATTAATCAAAGCGTTACAACGTCATCCTTCTAAAGGTTTCGTTTTACATATTGATTTCCAACGCATGGTTGCTGGTCAAAAAATTACTACAACTATTCCTTTACACTTCATCAACGAAGCAACAGCAGTTGGTGTTAAACAAGGTGGTGGTGAAATTTCTCACATCACTGGTGAAGTTGAAATTAGCTGTTTACCAAAAGACTTACCAGAGTTTATTGAAGTAGATATGGCTAATGTTGAACTTGATCAAATCGTTCACTTATCAGATCTTAAAGCTCCTAAAGGTGTAGAACTTGTAGCCCTAGCTCATAACAATGACTTACCTGTTGCTACTATTCATACACCACGTGTACAAAGTGCTGATGAAGACACAACTGGTGGTGAAACACCTGCAGCAGAGTAA